In Streptomyces capitiformicae, one genomic interval encodes:
- a CDS encoding LacI family DNA-binding transcriptional regulator, whose translation MAKVTRDDVARLAGTSTAVVSYVINNGPRPVAPATRERVLAAIKELGYRPDRVAQAMASRRTDLIGMIVPDARQPFFGEMTHAVEQAAAERGKMVLVGNTDYVAEREVHYLRAFLGMRVSGLILVSHALNDNAAAEIEAWDARVVLLHERPEAIDDVAVVTDDIGGAQLAVRHLLSHGYEYVACMGGIAETPLVGDPVSDHVEGWRRAMDEAGISPEGRLFQAPYNRYDAYNVALELLSGPDRPPAIFCSTDDQAIGVLRAARELRIEVPSELAVAGFDDVKEAALTDPPLTTVATDRTGMARAAVDLVLDDGLRVAGSRRERVKQFPSKLVARRSCGCE comes from the coding sequence CGTCAGTTACGTCATCAACAACGGACCCCGGCCGGTCGCCCCGGCCACGCGCGAGCGTGTCCTCGCCGCCATCAAGGAACTGGGGTACCGGCCCGACCGGGTCGCCCAGGCGATGGCCTCCCGACGCACCGATCTCATAGGCATGATCGTGCCGGACGCGCGCCAGCCCTTCTTCGGCGAGATGACCCACGCGGTCGAGCAGGCCGCCGCCGAGCGCGGAAAGATGGTCCTCGTCGGCAACACCGACTACGTCGCCGAGCGCGAGGTCCACTATCTGCGGGCGTTCCTCGGGATGCGGGTCTCCGGGCTGATCCTCGTCAGCCACGCGCTCAACGACAACGCTGCCGCCGAGATAGAGGCGTGGGACGCCCGGGTCGTGCTGCTGCACGAGCGACCCGAGGCGATCGACGACGTCGCCGTCGTGACAGACGACATCGGCGGCGCTCAGCTCGCCGTACGGCATCTGCTGTCGCACGGCTACGAGTACGTCGCCTGTATGGGTGGCATCGCCGAGACGCCGCTGGTCGGCGACCCCGTCTCCGATCACGTCGAGGGATGGCGTCGGGCGATGGACGAGGCCGGGATCTCCCCGGAGGGGCGGCTGTTCCAGGCGCCGTACAACCGGTACGACGCGTACAACGTGGCGCTGGAGCTGCTCTCCGGGCCGGACCGTCCGCCGGCGATCTTCTGTTCCACCGACGACCAGGCCATCGGAGTGCTGCGGGCCGCGCGCGAGCTTCGTATCGAGGTGCCGTCGGAGCTGGCGGTGGCCGGGTTCGACGACGTGAAGGAGGCGGCGCTGACCGATCCGCCGCTGACGACTGTCGCGACGGATCGTACGGGGATGGCTCGGGCCGCGGTGGATCTGGTGCTGGACGATGGGCTTCGGGTGGCGGGGTCGCGTCGCGAGCGGGTGAAGCAGTTTCCGTCGAAGCTTGTCGCGCGGCGGTCTTGCGGTTGCGAGTAG
- a CDS encoding trypsin-like serine protease, with protein sequence MIRALKALPAATLALALSGVGVLAAQPATAADEPTQPTVTLDQPAAPKASAKELRERVTRAAKDQATEATEATEDSAESSESAEGSSDDPTRSSYIIGGSETTISSAPWMVQLGYYDAATEEGYFCGGTLVAPNKVLTAAHCTVGLDWVKNGAVLAGATGLNDDTTGTVAGVLRKWEHPRYDNDTIRNDVAVLTLDRPLDQKWLPLAASNDSALYTAGTNATVYGWGLTSSGGEQAVNLKKATLPLVKDATCDSAMKAVLGTDYFAEGSMVCAGTPASGGNDGTTSTCNGDSGGPLVVGGKVVGIVSWGVSGCVAKGAYPVFTKVSSYTWAAQPRIDDADLTYDGRADLLARTPSGNLFLQASNGTSLATRDYQGNGWQNASWVMQADLDRDYYQDLIIRDKNDGSLYRSYMNHSTWEWTWMQISSVWGGYKSYAIPGDMTGDARPDLLALDSSGSVYLYPGKGNGQFNSKIKVVSGAWKGAKLLGRGDLSGDGKPDLLVRFSDATLYLYKGTGKASSPWSPRIKARTGWKFTAYVTNGDVTGDAIADVMARDSGGTLWLYPGTNKASTSLFGSRINLGTGYNQYNALF encoded by the coding sequence GTGATACGTGCCCTCAAGGCACTTCCCGCCGCCACGCTCGCGCTCGCGCTGAGCGGGGTCGGCGTACTCGCGGCGCAGCCCGCGACGGCGGCCGACGAGCCGACCCAGCCCACTGTCACCCTCGACCAGCCCGCCGCGCCCAAGGCCTCCGCCAAGGAACTCCGCGAACGCGTGACCAGGGCGGCGAAGGACCAGGCCACCGAGGCCACCGAGGCCACCGAGGACTCCGCCGAGTCCAGCGAATCCGCCGAGGGCTCCTCCGACGACCCGACCCGGTCCTCCTACATCATCGGCGGCAGCGAGACGACGATCTCCTCCGCCCCCTGGATGGTCCAGCTCGGGTACTACGACGCCGCCACCGAGGAGGGCTACTTCTGCGGCGGCACCCTGGTCGCCCCGAACAAGGTCCTCACCGCCGCCCACTGCACCGTGGGCCTGGACTGGGTGAAGAACGGCGCGGTCCTGGCCGGCGCGACGGGCCTGAACGACGACACCACCGGCACGGTCGCGGGCGTCCTGCGGAAGTGGGAGCACCCGAGGTACGACAACGACACCATCAGGAACGATGTCGCCGTCCTCACCCTGGACCGCCCGCTGGACCAGAAGTGGTTGCCGCTGGCCGCGTCCAACGACAGCGCGCTCTACACCGCCGGCACCAATGCCACGGTGTACGGCTGGGGCCTGACCTCCTCCGGCGGCGAGCAGGCCGTGAACCTCAAGAAGGCCACGCTGCCGCTGGTCAAGGACGCGACCTGCGACAGCGCCATGAAGGCGGTCCTCGGCACGGACTACTTCGCCGAGGGCTCGATGGTCTGCGCCGGCACCCCGGCCTCCGGCGGCAACGACGGCACGACCAGCACCTGCAACGGTGACTCCGGCGGCCCCCTGGTCGTCGGCGGCAAGGTCGTCGGCATCGTCTCCTGGGGCGTCTCGGGCTGTGTCGCCAAGGGCGCCTATCCGGTGTTCACCAAGGTCTCCTCGTACACCTGGGCCGCCCAGCCGCGTATCGACGACGCGGACCTGACGTACGACGGCCGCGCCGACCTCCTCGCCCGCACGCCCTCCGGGAACCTCTTCCTGCAGGCGAGCAACGGCACGTCGCTCGCGACCCGCGACTACCAGGGCAACGGCTGGCAGAACGCCAGCTGGGTCATGCAGGCCGACCTGGACCGGGACTACTACCAGGACCTGATCATCCGGGACAAGAACGACGGCAGCCTGTACCGCAGCTACATGAACCACTCCACCTGGGAGTGGACCTGGATGCAGATCAGCTCCGTCTGGGGCGGCTACAAGTCCTACGCCATCCCCGGCGACATGACGGGCGACGCCCGCCCTGACCTCCTCGCCCTCGACTCCTCGGGCTCGGTCTACCTCTACCCGGGCAAGGGCAACGGCCAGTTCAACAGCAAGATCAAGGTCGTCTCCGGTGCCTGGAAGGGCGCCAAGCTCCTCGGCCGCGGAGACCTCTCCGGCGATGGCAAGCCCGACCTCCTGGTCCGCTTCTCCGACGCGACCCTCTACCTCTACAAGGGCACCGGCAAGGCCTCGTCCCCCTGGTCCCCCCGCATCAAGGCCCGCACGGGCTGGAAGTTCACGGCGTACGTGACGAACGGCGACGTGACGGGCGACGCCATCGCCGACGTCATGGCCCGCGACTCGGGCGGCACCCTCTGGCTCTACCCGGGCACGAACAAGGCATCGACGTCCCTGTTCGGCAGCAGGATCAACCTGGGCACGGGCTACAACCAGTACAACGCGCTGTTCTAA
- a CDS encoding S1C family serine protease: MTESLRPSGEYENPFQGQQQHASAPVNPEWPPPPAYEPPTPAPAPVPAPKKRARGPLALLAAVAIVAAAIGGGTAYGVQELTGSGTVASSSTSTSVVPTSQKGTVSGVATAVSPSIVEISATSNAGESTGSGVIITSDGEIITNNHVISGDSEIKVTTSDGKSYTAEVVGTDSKKDLALIKLQDASGLKAASLGNSDAVKVGDEVVAIGSPEGLTGTVTSGIVSALDRDVTVSTDESQGQQQQQGGGGQWPFEFGGQQFNGDTGSSTTTYKAIQTDASLNPGNSGGALIDMNGNIIGVNSAMYSASDATSSSSAGSVGLGFAIPINTVKSDLSTLRAGGSD; the protein is encoded by the coding sequence ATGACCGAGAGCCTCCGCCCCAGCGGCGAGTACGAGAACCCCTTCCAGGGTCAGCAGCAGCACGCCTCCGCCCCGGTGAACCCGGAGTGGCCGCCTCCGCCGGCGTACGAACCGCCGACCCCCGCTCCGGCCCCCGTGCCCGCTCCGAAGAAGCGCGCCCGAGGCCCGCTCGCCCTGCTGGCGGCCGTGGCGATCGTCGCGGCGGCGATAGGCGGCGGTACGGCGTACGGCGTCCAGGAGCTGACCGGCTCGGGCACCGTCGCCTCCAGCTCCACCAGCACCAGCGTGGTGCCGACCAGCCAGAAGGGCACGGTCTCCGGAGTGGCCACGGCGGTCAGCCCGAGCATCGTGGAGATCAGCGCCACCTCCAACGCGGGTGAGTCCACCGGTTCCGGCGTGATCATCACCAGCGACGGCGAGATCATCACCAACAACCACGTGATCTCCGGCGACTCCGAGATCAAGGTGACGACGAGCGACGGCAAGTCGTACACCGCCGAGGTCGTCGGCACCGACAGCAAGAAGGACCTGGCCCTCATCAAGCTTCAGGACGCCTCCGGTCTGAAGGCGGCGTCGCTGGGCAACTCCGACGCGGTCAAGGTCGGCGACGAGGTCGTGGCGATCGGCTCCCCCGAGGGCCTGACCGGCACGGTGACCAGCGGCATCGTCTCCGCCCTTGACCGTGACGTCACCGTCTCGACCGACGAGAGCCAGGGCCAGCAGCAACAGCAGGGCGGCGGCGGGCAGTGGCCGTTCGAGTTCGGCGGCCAGCAGTTCAACGGCGACACCGGTTCGTCCACGACCACGTACAAGGCGATCCAGACGGACGCGTCCCTCAACCCCGGCAACTCCGGCGGCGCCCTCATCGACATGAACGGCAACATCATCGGCGTCAACTCCGCGATGTACTCCGCCTCGGACGCCACCTCCTCCTCCAGCGCCGGCAGCGTCGGCCTCGGCTTCGCCATCCCGATCAACACCGTCAAGTCCGACCTGAGCACGCTGCGGGCGGGCGGCTCGGACTGA
- a CDS encoding response regulator transcription factor: protein MSPAEGAPEPQRILIVDDEPAVREALQRSLAFEGYDTQVAVDGADALEKATSYRPDLVILDVQMPRMDGLTAARRIRGAGDTTPILMLTARDTVGDRVTGLDAGADDYLVKPFELDELFARVRALLRRSSYASAVAETAEQDEALTFADLRMNLATREVTRGARAVELTRTEFTLLEMFMAHPRQVLTREQILKAVWGFDFEPSSNSLDVYVMYLRRKTEAGGEPRLVHTVRGVGYVLRQGGAE from the coding sequence ATGAGCCCCGCCGAAGGCGCCCCTGAACCGCAGCGCATCCTTATCGTCGACGACGAACCGGCGGTACGCGAAGCGCTGCAGCGCAGTCTCGCCTTCGAGGGCTACGACACCCAGGTCGCCGTCGACGGCGCGGACGCGTTGGAGAAGGCGACCTCGTACCGGCCGGACCTGGTGATCCTCGACGTCCAGATGCCCCGCATGGACGGCCTCACCGCCGCCCGCCGTATCCGCGGCGCGGGCGACACGACCCCCATCCTGATGCTCACCGCCCGCGACACGGTCGGCGACCGCGTCACCGGCCTCGACGCCGGCGCGGACGACTACCTGGTCAAGCCCTTCGAGCTCGACGAACTCTTCGCCCGGGTCCGCGCGCTGCTGCGCCGCAGCTCGTACGCGTCCGCCGTCGCCGAGACGGCCGAGCAGGACGAGGCGCTCACCTTCGCGGACCTGCGGATGAATCTGGCGACGCGGGAGGTCACGCGGGGCGCGCGGGCGGTGGAGCTGACCCGTACCGAGTTCACCCTGCTTGAGATGTTCATGGCCCACCCCCGTCAGGTCCTCACCCGCGAGCAGATCCTGAAGGCCGTCTGGGGCTTCGACTTCGAGCCGTCCTCCAACTCCCTGGACGTCTACGTCATGTACCTCCGCCGCAAGACCGAGGCGGGCGGCGAGCCGCGCCTCGTCCACACCGTGCGCGGCGTCGGGTACGTACTGCGACAAGGCGGCGCGGAGTGA
- a CDS encoding HAMP domain-containing sensor histidine kinase — protein MKKVVRHYRALPIRARLSMLVAAAVAFAVAAVSVTCWFIVQGKLYDQINDELTKSMRMARDQASTALVDCAQTPREDVRFGPRNTYSQVVLEDGTPCVLPFSFGTLKVTQTDKDVAKETENLQAVFHNSTDAEGNDVRVMALPVSFVNQDTGATSSAAILVAQRLDGTQATLNDLALILLLVSGIGVVGAGAAGLAVARAGLRPVDKLTEAVEHVARTEDLGIRIPVEDESEDEVARLSRSFNSMTSALANSRELQQQLIADAGHELRTPLTSLRTNIELLTRSEETGRPIPAEDRKALLASVKAQMTELASLIGDLQELSRSDSGQQGGRHLQVVDFQETVEAALRRARLRGPELTITADLQPWYVRSEPSALERAIVNILDNAVKFSPEGGTIEVALNDGVLTVRDHGPGIPTDELPYVFDRFWRSPSARALPGSGLGLSIVARTVEQAGGTVALSRAEGGGTLATVRLPGAATAPPETPQGTP, from the coding sequence GTGAAGAAGGTCGTACGCCACTACCGGGCGCTCCCGATCCGCGCGCGGCTGTCGATGCTGGTCGCGGCGGCGGTGGCGTTCGCGGTGGCGGCGGTTTCGGTGACGTGCTGGTTCATCGTGCAGGGGAAGCTGTATGACCAGATCAACGATGAGCTGACGAAGTCGATGCGCATGGCGCGGGATCAGGCCAGCACCGCGCTCGTCGACTGCGCGCAGACCCCGAGGGAAGACGTCCGCTTCGGCCCCCGGAACACCTACTCCCAGGTGGTCCTGGAGGACGGAACGCCCTGTGTCCTGCCGTTCTCGTTCGGCACGCTCAAGGTCACACAGACGGACAAGGACGTCGCCAAGGAAACGGAAAACCTGCAGGCCGTCTTCCACAACAGCACCGACGCGGAAGGCAACGACGTACGCGTCATGGCCCTGCCGGTGAGCTTCGTCAACCAGGACACGGGGGCTACGTCCAGCGCGGCCATCCTCGTCGCCCAGCGCCTCGACGGCACCCAGGCCACCCTCAACGACCTCGCCCTGATCCTCCTCCTCGTCTCCGGCATCGGAGTCGTGGGCGCCGGAGCCGCGGGCCTGGCCGTGGCGCGGGCCGGCCTGCGCCCGGTGGACAAGCTCACCGAGGCGGTCGAACACGTCGCCCGCACCGAGGACCTGGGCATCCGTATCCCCGTGGAGGACGAGAGCGAGGACGAGGTGGCCCGCCTCTCCCGTTCCTTCAACTCGATGACGAGCGCGCTGGCGAACTCCCGTGAACTGCAACAACAGTTGATCGCGGACGCGGGCCACGAACTCCGTACGCCTCTCACGTCCCTCCGCACGAACATCGAACTCCTCACCCGCAGCGAGGAGACGGGCCGCCCCATCCCGGCCGAGGACCGCAAGGCGCTGCTCGCCTCGGTGAAGGCCCAGATGACGGAACTGGCCTCCCTGATAGGCGACTTGCAGGAGCTGTCCCGTTCGGACTCGGGTCAGCAGGGTGGCCGCCACCTCCAGGTGGTGGACTTCCAGGAGACGGTGGAGGCGGCCCTGCGCCGGGCCCGGCTGCGCGGCCCCGAGCTGACGATCACGGCGGATCTGCAACCGTGGTACGTCCGCTCCGAGCCCTCGGCGCTGGAGCGGGCCATCGTCAACATCCTCGACAACGCGGTGAAGTTCAGCCCCGAGGGCGGCACGATCGAAGTCGCCCTGAACGACGGAGTACTGACCGTCCGCGACCACGGCCCCGGCATCCCCACCGACGAACTCCCCTACGTCTTCGACCGCTTCTGGCGCTCACCGAGCGCGCGGGCCCTCCCGGGCTCGGGCCTGGGCCTGTCGATCGTGGCCCGCACGGTGGAACAGGCGGGCGGCACGGTCGCCCTCTCCCGCGCGGAGGGCGGCGGCACGCTGGCGACGGTGAGGCTGCCGGGGGCGGCCACGGCTCCGCCGGAGACACCTCAGGGGACTCCCTGA
- a CDS encoding ABC transporter permease encodes MRTRKGTGVQSFRSLTKAMTLGLLRDRTAVFFMLIFPLMFLVLLGTLLKDAGVSESKVIQVGDVAVLDEMPDKEREQLRDVLRIEKTDGSAAARADALEKVRKGDADAAVSQAAGEVELRFSAADLVRAGNVQGILGSIVERANQAATGQPPAYTLTSGQVEDESTKPIQFLTPGLLGWAVAMGAVFGTALNLVSWRKKRLLRRLWLAPVNAGSVIGARIGVNLTLALAQTAIFLGVATLPYFGLRLTGYWWLSFPLILCGTLAFMSIGLVVGAWAKSEEAANGMAQIVILPMAFLSGSFFPLDSAPQWLRTVSEFLPLKHLGEAMQDVLSRGEGWSAALPVMAGLLAFAAVLTLIAARLFRWDEA; translated from the coding sequence GTGAGGACGAGGAAGGGGACGGGGGTTCAGTCCTTCCGCAGTCTCACCAAGGCCATGACGCTGGGTCTGCTGCGCGACCGGACAGCGGTCTTCTTCATGCTGATCTTCCCCTTGATGTTCCTGGTGCTGCTCGGCACCCTCCTCAAGGACGCCGGCGTCTCCGAGTCGAAGGTGATCCAGGTCGGTGATGTCGCAGTTCTGGACGAGATGCCCGACAAGGAACGCGAACAGCTCCGTGACGTGCTGCGGATCGAGAAGACGGACGGCTCGGCGGCAGCCCGCGCCGACGCCCTGGAAAAGGTCCGCAAGGGCGACGCCGACGCTGCGGTCAGCCAGGCCGCGGGAGAGGTCGAACTGCGCTTCTCGGCGGCCGACCTGGTACGGGCGGGGAACGTGCAGGGCATCCTGGGGTCGATCGTCGAGAGGGCCAATCAGGCCGCTACCGGTCAGCCGCCCGCCTACACGCTGACGTCCGGGCAGGTCGAGGACGAGTCGACCAAGCCGATCCAGTTCCTCACCCCCGGCCTGCTCGGCTGGGCGGTGGCCATGGGGGCGGTGTTCGGTACCGCGCTCAACCTGGTCAGCTGGCGCAAGAAGCGCCTCCTGCGCCGACTGTGGCTGGCGCCTGTCAACGCCGGCTCGGTGATCGGCGCCCGTATCGGTGTGAATCTGACGCTGGCCCTCGCGCAGACCGCGATCTTCCTCGGAGTGGCCACCCTGCCCTACTTCGGTCTGCGGCTTACCGGCTACTGGTGGCTGTCGTTTCCGCTGATCCTGTGCGGCACGCTGGCCTTCATGTCCATCGGGCTGGTCGTCGGCGCCTGGGCCAAGTCCGAGGAGGCCGCCAACGGGATGGCCCAGATCGTCATCCTCCCGATGGCCTTCCTCTCCGGCTCCTTCTTCCCGCTCGACTCCGCACCGCAGTGGCTCCGTACGGTGTCGGAATTCCTGCCGCTCAAGCACCTCGGTGAGGCGATGCAGGACGTACTGTCCCGAGGCGAAGGCTGGTCCGCGGCCCTCCCCGTCATGGCGGGCCTGCTCGCCTTCGCCGCCGTCCTGACCCTGATCGCTGCCCGCCTGTTCCGCTGGGACGAGGCGTAA
- a CDS encoding ABC transporter ATP-binding protein, translating to MVTDAITVEGLRKRYGDVQAVDGVSFEVKSGEFYGILGPNGAGKTTTLEIIEGLREPDEGTVTVLGEASWPRNKALLPRIGVQLQSSAFFEKLTAREQIHTFASLYGVPGENADAMLEKVGLTEKGGVRDDRLSGGQVQRLSIACALVHDPELVFLDEPTTGLDPQARRNLWDLLRDINAEGRTVVLTTHYMDEAEKLCDRVAVMDHGRVLRVGPPSDLISELGVDSLEDVFLRLTGREYRE from the coding sequence ATGGTCACCGATGCGATCACAGTCGAAGGACTGCGCAAGCGGTACGGGGACGTACAGGCTGTCGACGGGGTCTCGTTCGAGGTCAAGAGCGGCGAGTTCTACGGCATTCTCGGACCGAACGGCGCGGGCAAGACCACCACCTTGGAGATCATCGAGGGACTGCGCGAGCCCGACGAGGGCACTGTGACCGTGCTCGGCGAGGCGTCCTGGCCACGCAACAAGGCCCTGTTGCCCCGGATCGGCGTCCAACTCCAGTCCTCCGCCTTCTTCGAGAAGCTCACCGCCCGTGAGCAGATCCACACCTTCGCCTCCCTCTATGGCGTCCCTGGCGAAAACGCCGATGCGATGCTGGAGAAGGTCGGCCTGACCGAGAAGGGCGGCGTCCGCGACGACAGGCTCTCCGGCGGCCAGGTGCAACGGCTCTCCATCGCCTGCGCGCTTGTGCACGACCCGGAGCTGGTCTTCCTCGACGAGCCGACCACGGGCCTCGACCCGCAGGCTCGCCGGAACCTGTGGGATCTCCTGCGCGACATCAACGCCGAAGGCCGCACCGTCGTCCTGACCACCCACTACATGGACGAGGCCGAGAAGCTGTGCGACCGGGTGGCGGTGATGGACCACGGCAGAGTCCTGCGAGTCGGCCCGCCCAGCGATTTGATAAGCGAGCTGGGGGTGGACTCCCTTGAGGATGTCTTCCTCCGGTTGACCGGACGGGAGTACCGCGAGTGA
- a CDS encoding RNA-guided endonuclease InsQ/TnpB family protein, whose amino-acid sequence MVKRQFGHRARLALSPAEIRVMDDQAHAARTMWNCLHAWWQMMPKDKRTLAAADAAIREARKELDFLAKLPAQASQAVLKTYFRAWVNCWEGRAEEPNFKARFRSPMSVDIPQGRDLNIVRVHRRWGMVNLQKIGRVRFRWTKDLPVGKRAGTDNRITGARLVKDALGWHIAFRIQTLEAKPQPHQGPEVGIDAGVNIPLALSNKDHQDHGRPPLLPDGTADRDKWLTPKEKTRLLKLERQAAHRKSFRKKGEKTSRRLQHTYDQIKQLRAKATRRALDWQHKTTTYLARTYGVIVVEQLNITNMVKSARGTIEEPGKNVKAKAGLNRSIAQEAWGRTVTILTYKLARYGGQIVKVPAPNTSRRCSACGFTVPGSREDQATFVCKNPDCDFQCNADWNTARNILHLYRISHDIVEVPAAGRRGRRAAKTVKPVAAR is encoded by the coding sequence ATGGTGAAGCGGCAGTTCGGGCACCGCGCCCGACTGGCGCTCAGCCCTGCCGAGATCCGGGTCATGGACGACCAGGCGCACGCGGCCCGCACTATGTGGAACTGCCTGCACGCGTGGTGGCAGATGATGCCGAAGGACAAGCGGACCCTCGCTGCCGCTGATGCGGCGATACGGGAAGCCCGTAAAGAGCTCGACTTCCTCGCCAAGCTGCCCGCGCAGGCATCCCAGGCGGTGCTGAAGACGTACTTCCGTGCCTGGGTGAACTGCTGGGAAGGCCGGGCAGAGGAGCCGAACTTCAAGGCCCGGTTCCGGTCGCCGATGTCCGTGGACATCCCGCAGGGCCGTGACCTGAACATCGTCCGCGTCCACCGCCGCTGGGGCATGGTCAACCTGCAGAAGATCGGCCGCGTCCGCTTCCGCTGGACCAAAGACCTCCCCGTGGGCAAGCGAGCAGGCACCGACAACCGGATCACCGGCGCCCGGCTGGTGAAGGATGCGCTCGGCTGGCACATCGCCTTCCGCATCCAGACCCTCGAAGCCAAGCCGCAGCCCCACCAAGGCCCGGAAGTCGGCATCGACGCCGGAGTGAACATCCCCCTCGCCCTGTCCAACAAGGACCACCAGGACCACGGGCGTCCTCCACTCCTGCCGGACGGCACCGCCGACCGGGACAAATGGCTCACCCCGAAGGAGAAGACCAGACTCCTCAAGCTGGAACGGCAGGCCGCACACCGCAAGAGCTTCCGCAAGAAGGGGGAGAAGACTTCCCGCCGCTTGCAGCACACCTACGACCAGATCAAGCAGCTCCGAGCAAAAGCCACGCGACGAGCCTTGGACTGGCAGCACAAGACGACCACCTACCTCGCCCGTACGTACGGCGTGATCGTGGTCGAACAGCTCAACATCACGAACATGGTCAAGTCCGCCCGGGGCACCATCGAGGAGCCGGGCAAGAACGTCAAAGCCAAGGCCGGTCTCAACCGCTCCATCGCACAAGAGGCGTGGGGACGCACGGTGACGATACTGACGTACAAGCTCGCCCGCTACGGCGGCCAGATCGTCAAGGTTCCCGCCCCGAACACCTCCCGACGCTGCTCCGCATGCGGATTCACCGTCCCCGGCAGCAGGGAAGACCAGGCCACGTTCGTATGCAAGAACCCCGACTGCGACTTCCAGTGCAACGCCGACTGGAACACAGCGAGGAACATCTTGCACCTGTACCGGATCAGCCACGACATCGTGGAGGTCCCGGCCGCCGGAAGGCGCGGTCGCAGGGCGGCTAAAACCGTCAAGCCTGTCGCCGCAAGGTAG
- a CDS encoding GNAT family N-acetyltransferase: MRDTTHGNGISIRPGAPADASAILAMLDSAVNWMNARGNTEQWGTIPYSQRPGGPERVERYTTENDPHIAELDGVPVGALVLDSGPSPQMPIAPAGEPERYVRLLVSDRRYAGRGIGAALLAHAAEETRRAGVDLLRVDCWAGGGGELVAFYERNGFTPTERFLSDSWPGQVLARRLG, from the coding sequence ATGCGCGACACCACACACGGCAACGGCATAAGCATCAGACCAGGCGCCCCAGCCGACGCGTCGGCCATCCTGGCCATGCTCGACTCCGCGGTGAACTGGATGAACGCGCGCGGCAACACCGAGCAGTGGGGCACGATCCCGTACTCGCAACGCCCCGGCGGGCCGGAGCGGGTCGAGCGCTACACGACCGAGAACGACCCCCACATCGCCGAGCTGGACGGCGTACCGGTCGGGGCCCTCGTGCTCGACTCCGGCCCCAGCCCGCAGATGCCGATCGCGCCGGCCGGTGAACCCGAGCGGTACGTCCGGTTGCTGGTCTCCGACCGGCGGTACGCGGGGCGGGGCATCGGGGCGGCGCTGCTGGCCCACGCCGCCGAGGAGACCCGGCGGGCCGGCGTGGACCTGCTGCGGGTCGACTGCTGGGCGGGCGGCGGAGGCGAACTGGTCGCGTTCTACGAGCGCAACGGCTTCACACCGACCGAGCGTTTCCTGTCCGACTCCTGGCCGGGACAGGTACTGGCCCGTCGGCTCGGCTGA